Within Streptomyces roseirectus, the genomic segment GGGTCGCCGAGCAGGGCGCGCTGCTGCGCGTACGTCGTGACCAGCCAGGGTTCGGTGCCGTCCCAGAGGCGGACCTTCGTCAGGGGGCCCTGTTCCCGCAGCTTCGTCAGCTCGGGCGGCGGGTCGAAGGGGCACTTCGCCGACCTCGGCATGGGGAACTCCGGGGCGGGCAGCGGCGTGTCGGCCATGGTTCTCCTCGGTGGGGGGAGTCGGTGGGGGGAATCGGTGGACGCATGCAAGCAGAGCGCTCTGACGCCGTCCGGTCAGGAACCTGACGTCTTCCTGACGTGGCCCGGATCACTCCTTCACGCCAACTCCCTTCTCTTGAAGGGTTGGTGAGGGGGCGTCAGCATTCACTCTCGGTCCGGCCCAGCCAGTACCCGAAACCCCGGCGCGTGTGCAGCAGCGGCCGGGCGCCCTGGTCCACCTTGCGCCGCAGCCTCGACACGAGCTGTTCGATCGCGTTCCCCTCCCTGAAGTCGCCCCACACGCACCGGCTGATCTGCTCCTTCGACAGCACGCGGTGCGCGTTGACCAGGAAGTGGCGCAGGAGGCGGTACTCGGCGGGGGTGAGGTCGAGGGGGCGGCCGGCGCGGACGGCGCGGCATGTCGCGTCGTCGAGCAGCAGGTCGTCGTAGCCGAGCGTGCGGTCCGCCCGCGCGGGGCCGGCCGCGCGCAGCAACACCCGGATCCGGGCGAGTACTTCGGCGACCCGCAAGGGCGTGGTGACGTAGTCCCGCTCCCCCACGTCCAGCGCGGGCAGGATCACGTCCAGCCGCTCGGGCGGCAGCAGATACAGCACCGGCGGCGTCCGCCCCACCGCAGGCCGCCCCCGCTCCGGCAGCCCCGGCAACCCCAGGTCCACCACCGCCAGCTCACACCCCTCCAACCGCCCCACCGCCTCCCCGAAACTCCCGGCCAGCCCCACCTTGTACCCCGCCAGCTCCAGGCTGACGGCCAGCAGTTCGACCACGGCCACCTCCCCCGCGGCGACCAACACCCGCTGCCCGGAACCCCGGACGAGAGCAGGCGGGGTGAGGGGGATCGGGGAGGGGGTGTGACAGAGGGGGCACAGCGGGGCGGGGGCGACAGGGGGGTGATGAGGCATTGGGGGGCCTCCTTGAGCGGGCAGGGGTGGCGGGCCCTGGTGGGGGTGCTCGGTGGGGGGACGTAAGAGGGGCATGGCGTTCAGCGTAGCGCGCTGGTTGCGTTACTCAAGCAAATCCCGATCACTTGCCTTACTCAAGTAACGCCCGAGCCCCCCGCCCCCAGGACCCCTCATGCTCGCGCCCCTCCGTCAGGCCGCCCGCGCCTCGGCCCACCTCGCCCTCGCAGCGGTCGTGGCGTTCCTGTCGTACCTCTTCGTCACGGTCCTCCTCATCACGGCCGTCTTCGTCGTCGCCGTGATCGGCGTCTGGATGCTGACTGATCTCGCTGTGGCCGCTCGGTCTCGCCGTGGACGGCGTGTGGTGCGGGCTCCTGCGGCGCCCCGCCGTTGTCCTGCCGCTGATCACACGACTCGCCGACCTGGAGGCGAGCTGGTCGGCGACGCTCCTGCGCCCCTCCCCCCCGGGGCCCTGCTCGAAGCGAGGGTGGAGCGGCTGACGGCGACCCGGGCCGACGCGGTCGCCGCGCACGGCGCCGAACTGCGCAGCATCGAACGCGACCTCCACGACGGGGCCCAGGCCCGCCTGGTCGCCCTGTCGATGCGCATCGGCCTGGCCCGGCGCGCGTACGAGGCGGACCCGGAGCAGGCCCGCAGACTCCTGGACGACGCCCTCGACCAGGCGGAGGAAGCTCTCGCCGAGCTGCGGCACGTCGTGCGCGGCATCCATCCGCCGATCCTCACGGACCGGGGCCTCGCCGACGCCGTCCGGGCGCTCGCGGGCGGCAGCGGCCTCACGGTCGACGTGCGCGCCGACGGCCTCGACGACGCCGTGCGCCCGCCCGCGGCGGTGGAGACAGCGGCCTACTTCGTCGTCGCCGAAGCCCTCACGAACGTCGCCCGGCACAGCGGTGCGAAGCACGCCGGGGTGCACCTGACCCGCACGCGGCGCGGCCTGCGCGTCGAGGTCCGGGACGAGGGCGCGGGCGGCGCCGACGAGCGCGCCGGGTCGGGCCTGGTGGGGATGCGGCGCAGGGTCGCGGCGCTGGACGGCACGGTCGCGGTCGTCAGCCCGCCGGGTGGTCCGACGACGGTGACTGCGGAGCTGCCGTGCGTGTGGTGAACCGGCTCGATCCGACGGCGACACCCGACGCCCACGTCCGCACGATCGACACCATGCCGGCCGTCCTGCTGTTCGCCGCGTTCCTCTTCGACAACGAACTCACCATGCCCCGCGCCGGACGGTCCGACGTGGCCCTGATGGACATCCGCATGCCGGGCACGGACGGGCTCGCGGCGACGACGGCGATCCGCGCGGACCCGGCGCTCGCGGACACGAAGGTCCTGATCCTGACGACGTTCGAGACCGACGAATACGTCGCCAGGGCCCTCAGGGCGGGCGCGAGCGGGTTCCTCGGCAAGGACGTCACCGCTGACGAACTCCTCGACGGCATCCGCACGGTGGCCGCCGGGGAGCGGCTGCTGTCCCGCTCGGCGCCCGCGACCGGGCCCAACTCGTCGTCATGGCCTACCGGTCGGGGCTGGTCACGGCGGATTTCCGGACGAACCACGCCTGAGCGCCCGCTGTTGGCCCGCGCTTCACCACGGATACACACGGCACCTCTTGGCGCGGGCGGGAAAAGCGGGGAAGCTGAGCTGCCCCTCACGACTTCCCCCCTCTCCCCCACCCGGAGGACGCCGTGTCGTCACCCAAGTCCCCCTCGCGCCGCAGGAGATGGCTCGCCGTCACGGCCGCCGCCGGCGCGCTCGTGCTCGCCGTCCCGACGGCCGCGTACGCCGCTCCCCCCAAGGCGCTGCCGCAGAACGCGGAGGCCGCCGAACTGACGTTCCTGCCGGCGTTCGACTACGACACCGACGGCTGCTACTCGACGCCCGCGATCGGCCCCGACGGGACGATCAACGGCGGGCTGAACCCGACGGGTCCGCTCAGCGGCGAGTGCCACGACGCCTCGGACCTGGACAACACGAACAGCTACTCGCGCTCCAAGTGCAACAACGGCTGGTGCGCGTACATGT encodes:
- a CDS encoding response regulator transcription factor; its protein translation is MPHHPPVAPAPLCPLCHTPSPIPLTPPALVRGSGQRVLVAAGEVAVVELLAVSLELAGYKVGLAGSFGEAVGRLEGCELAVVDLGLPGLPERGRPAVGRTPPVLYLLPPERLDVILPALDVGERDYVTTPLRVAEVLARIRVLLRAAGPARADRTLGYDDLLLDDATCRAVRAGRPLDLTPAEYRLLRHFLVNAHRVLSKEQISRCVWGDFREGNAIEQLVSRLRRKVDQGARPLLHTRRGFGYWLGRTESEC